One Solanum lycopersicum chromosome 4, SLM_r2.1 DNA window includes the following coding sequences:
- the LOC104646971 gene encoding uncharacterized protein — protein MEEGLRRSPRLVRDIDTSNPKVYRKSRKKLQVSSSTSMDEVPSFSLGISQISGEKNNEEQNKKQKKGKKRVKEVKTMKRSKKTCVTLASTSKKLVDSDDDFEDLPPQFQSKSLKNKDGLEKKKSVNDGKTRNRLPKSVILPESRYPGLWSFRCCICGVRK, from the exons ATGGAAGAAGGTCTTAGAAGAAGTCCGCGTCTAGTGAGGGATATTGATACTTCGAATCCGAAAGTTTATCGAAAAAGTCGAAAGAAGCTTCAAGTTTCGTCTTCTACTTCTATGGATGAAGTTCCAAGTTTTAGTTTGGGAATCTCACAAATATCGGGGGAGAAGAACAATGAGGAACAAAACAAGAAGCAAAAGAAAGGTAAAAAACGAGTTAAAGAGGTTAAAACAATGAAGAGATCGAAAAAAACATGTGTTACTTTGGCATCTACATCGAAGAAACTCGTTGACAGTGATGATGATTTTGAGGATTTACCTCCTCAATTTCAgtcaaaaagtttgaaaaataaagatggattGGAGAAGAAAAAGTCGGTGAATGATGGAAAAACACGAAATCGTTTACCCAAAAGTGTCATTTTACCAGAGAGTAGATATCCG gGATTGTGGAGTTTTCGTTGCTGCATTTGCGGAGTTCGTAAGTAA
- the LOC101262510 gene encoding uncharacterized protein produces the protein MKPSRCMKRKAGDVHEKYSDKENVASKKATCRIGRQNLKAAGECRNLSAGENDVTLPLQAAKVSCQKLPGRTTCSPATKGGAAEGSQQLNSYKKIKLQLFPINRSTRQRLEKDGCNPFQELTLSAQKKISSVIKHLNTKWSSTSLGLGVLLLFPYDTNTENITSQKRWSSKDTNVSAGEVHAAIGSPAIFRLRYDWFSDLKLKAFEVPDISQPSAMHSQSRGNKRIFAAAMDTANDRVEGAKLKNEELFEPICKNEHANVTENQNMALNIPVDHMVDEVTKQNVLSKMENPWNDILTNLSIGGLFSEASMPGKTSNSENKLDLQPIQLVSDISTGALLAEASLQGKLSTEMKQENRVDLEPPPFSSYFSTGNFLSEASSQGKISDFNLASKKTSGWKETSECGHHIDSKFSWDFNFTNLSIGGFLSEVSLLEKVKKHDQRNEDKPSSQDAFVAACMNSQREISKSLPHESHSSILDAEETCHAFPVRKASSGNGNAISLCGTAGPDNSRSFRIPSSSNAAEDQSSQQPKTTLFSRSWVVLNEDSSLGLKGNIKWEDSLGPFDLGQPILRPVSGGDNVSLSEFVK, from the exons ATGAAACCGAGCCGATGTATGAAGAGAAAGGCAGGTGATGTTCATGAAAAATACAGTGACAAGGAGAATGTAGCATCAAAGAAAGCAACATGTAGGATTGGTCGACAGAATCTGAAAGCAGCAG GGGAATGTAGAAATCTTTCAGCTGGGGAAAATGATGTGACTTTGCCCTTACAAGCTGCTAAGGTGTCTTGTCAAAAGCTTCCAGGAAGGACAACGTGTTCCCCTGCAACAAAAGGGGGTGCCGCAGAAGGGAGTCAACAGCTTAATTCTTATAAAAAGATTAAGCTACAGCTTTTTCCAATAAATAGAAGTACCCGACAGAGATTGGAGAAG GATGGCTGCAACCCGTTCCAGGAACTCACTTTAAGTGCTCAGAAGAAGATATCATCAGTGATTAAGCACCTTAATACAAAATGGAGTTCTACGAGTTTGGGGTTAGGGGTGCTCCTTCTATTCCCCTATGATACTAATACAGAAAACATAACATCGCAGAAAAGATGGAGCTCTAAAGATACCAATGTTTCTGCAGGAGAAGTGCATGCAGCAATAGGAAGTCCTGCCATTTTTCGCTTAAG GTATGACTGGTTTTCTGATCTTAAGCTCAAGGCTTTTGAGGTACCTGATATCTCCCAGCCTTCCGCTATGCATTCACAATCAAGGGGTAATAAGAGAATCTTTGCTGCTGCAATGGACACAGCAAATGACAGAGTGGAGGGAGCTaagttgaaaaatgaagagCTTTTTGAACCAATCTGCAAAAATGAGCATGCAAATGTAACTGAGAATCAGAATATGGCTTTGAACATACCGGTTGATCACATG GTTGATGAAGTAACAAAGCAGAATGTCCTTTCAAAGATGGAGAATCCGTGGAATGATATTTTGACCAACCTAAGCATTGGAGGATTGTTTTCTGAGGCATCTATGCCAGGAAAGACCAGCAACTCAGAAAATAAATTGGATTTGCAGCCAATCCAGTTGGTTTCTGATATTAGTACTGGAGCTTTGCTGGCTGAAGCGTCTTTGCAGGGTAAGTTGTCTACTGAAATGAAGCAAGAAAACAGAGTGGATTTGGAGCCACCGCCATTTAGTTCTTATTTTAGCACAGGAAACTTCCTTTCTGAAGCATCTTCTCAGGGAAAGATTAGTGATTTCAATTTAGCTTCGAAAAAAACATCTGGATGGAAAGAAACTTCAGAGTGTGGTCACCACATTGACTCAAAATTTTCCTGGGATTTTAATTTCACTAACTTGAGCATTGGAGGATTTCTGTCTGAGGTATCCCTGCTGgagaaagtaaaaaaacatGACCAAAGAAATGAGGACAAACCAAGCTCGCAGGATGCGTTTGTTGCTGCATGCATGAATTCACAACGTGAAATTTCCAAGTCATTACCTCATGAATCGCACTCGTCTATCTTGGATGCTGAAGAGACATGCCATGCATTTCCAGTGCGTAAAGCTTCATCAGGAAATGGAAACGCCATAAGTTTGTGTGGAACAGCTGGTCCTGACAATTCAAGATCTTTCAGGATTCCATCATCCTCTAATGCTGCTGAG GATCAATCATCTCAGCAACCAAAGACAACACTCTTTTCTCGTTCATGGGTTGTTCTCAATGAAGACAGCAGCCTTGGGCTGAAGGGCAACATCAAATGG GAAGACTCTTTGGGACCATTTGATCTCGGACAGCCCATTTTGAGACCCGTTAGCGGTGGGGACAATGTTAGCCTCAGTGAGTTCGTTAAATAA